A single window of Nicotiana tomentosiformis chromosome 1, ASM39032v3, whole genome shotgun sequence DNA harbors:
- the LOC104111306 gene encoding 18.1 kDa class I heat shock protein-like: MEAKVGASEDRFEPSYEWLREQRHDVLLVHLPAEFKDKEGLKVQISSFGGLKVSGDRRVNKKRLRFFREFPVWKDYETDEIQAEFEKGVLKITLPKKIIKPPLADEEKGSKNSRLNKFTKVVLGVVAAVVVAAGLTGFAYYTFTFTVIED; this comes from the exons ATGGAAGCCAAAGTAGGAGCATCTGAAGACCGTTTTGAACCATCGTACGAGTGGCTACGTGAACAAAGACATGACGTTCTCTTAGTTCATCTCCCAGCTG AATTCAAAGATAAAGAAGGGTTGAAGGTACAAATCAGCAGTTTTGGAGGCTTGAAGGTTTCTGGAGATCGACGAGTGAATAAAAAAAGATTGAGATTTTTCAGGGAATTTCCAGTATGGAAGGACTATGAAACTGATGAAATCCAGGCAGAGTTTGAGAAAGGTGTTCTTAAGATTACATTGCCAAAGAAAATTATTAAACCACCCCTAGCTGATGAAGAAAAAGGATCAAAGAATTCAAGATTGAACAAGTTCACAAAGGTGGTTTTGGGTGTTGTAGCTGCGGTCGTTGTGGCTGCTGGCCTCACTGGTTTTGCTTACTATACTTTTACGTTCACAGTAATTGAAGATTGA